Proteins from a single region of Mailhella massiliensis:
- a CDS encoding LEM-3-like GIY-YIG domain-containing protein, whose amino-acid sequence MRFPTKEKVVEDGYFFSKDVCEKLKYYVYAYYDSKDNGVPFYIGKGKGNRCFQHLYDKESTNGLKVEKIKEIYCRNEYPTIEILRHGMESEQEALTAEALAIDLIGKENLTNLQSGHGAKKFGRHGIDVIKEKLSDNKEIDISDLPKNSLIIKIQKSYKEGMSLQELYDITRSCWRINPNDKEIKYVFSVYNGVIKQVFIPVVWIPGNSTIREFTKVTDVQKIDPDRWEFVGRVAHEKQNLIGKRITLTRGAQNPCCYTVFE is encoded by the coding sequence ATGAGATTTCCAACGAAGGAGAAGGTTGTCGAGGATGGATATTTTTTTTCAAAAGATGTGTGTGAAAAATTAAAATATTATGTATATGCTTATTATGACAGTAAAGATAATGGTGTACCATTTTATATAGGAAAGGGAAAGGGTAATCGTTGTTTTCAGCATCTTTATGATAAAGAATCAACTAATGGTCTAAAAGTTGAGAAAATAAAAGAGATTTACTGTAGAAATGAGTATCCTACCATCGAAATTCTTAGGCACGGAATGGAAAGTGAACAGGAAGCTCTAACCGCTGAAGCATTGGCAATAGATCTTATAGGAAAAGAAAATTTAACAAACTTACAAAGTGGTCATGGAGCAAAAAAATTTGGTAGACATGGTATAGATGTGATAAAAGAGAAGCTTTCAGATAATAAAGAGATAGATATAAGCGATCTTCCAAAAAATAGTTTAATTATAAAAATACAAAAATCTTATAAAGAAGGGATGAGTTTGCAGGAGTTATATGATATTACAAGATCATGTTGGAGAATAAATCCTAATGATAAGGAAATAAAATATGTTTTTTCTGTATATAATGGTGTTATAAAACAAGTTTTTATACCAGTTGTATGGATTCCTGGTAATAGTACCATTAGGGAATTTACAAAAGTAACAGATGTTCAAAAGATAGATCCCGACAGATGGGAATTTGTCGGGCGAGTGGCCCATGAAAAGCAAAACCTTATAGGTAAAAGAATCACTTTGACGAGAGGAGCTCAGAATCCTTGTTGTTATACGGTTTTTGAATGA